Sequence from the Spirochaetota bacterium genome:
TCAAGCTCATCTTTTAACTTTTTGAATTTTCTTGAATAATGTGTATCATTTTTATCACATCCTATAAAGATATAATTGTTTTGAATCCTATCGAAGATAGTTAAAAGCTCATCGGTTAAATACACCGTTTTGTATTTCTTGGTTTTATTCTGATAAATCTTAGCAGTTCCTTTATTAAAGTCAATATTACTTTTTTTTAATTGAGTTATCTCATTAGGTCTACAACCTGTTTCCCATAATGTATCTATGTATAGAAGAAAATCTTTATCTGTTATTGCCGTACGCATGTACTTATAATCATTTTCTTCTATAATAATATCTCTTGTTGAATCCTTAGTCATCAAAAACGTCAAACTTTCATAGTCTTCACGTTTATAATATTTCTTCTTAATACAGAAATTTAGAAAAGCCTTTAAATTTCGTATATGCTTATTAGAATAGTCTTTTTTAAAAGTCTTTGTAATATGATTAATAACTTCTTGAGTAATATCACAAACATATTTAATATTCTCTTTTTTAAGGTGGGTGAAGAGAGATTGTTTAAATCGTATCACTCCTTTACTTAGTTTTTGACTCTCGCATAAATCAAGATATTCCGTATAAGATTTGTCTATACTATATTTCTTGATTTCTTTTTTATTAGATGAGCTTTTGACAGTTGATTGAGTTAATTCTGTATGAGTGGATTTTGTAGGGTGTAATTTTTGATTAATTTCTGATAATAGATAATTATCATACATTCTTTGAGCTAAACGAATATCACGAGTATTTAAAGATATGCGTTTATACTGAGATTTATTGTTTTCATTGATTTTAATCTGTAAATAAAAAATTCCGTTTTCTCTTTGATATAATCCCATAATTCACGTCCTAAACCATATACACAATTCATACACAATCTATACACAGTTGGGATTATGAAGTTTTTAAAAAAGAAACAAGCCTTGAAAATATCAAAGCTTGTACGAATTTTTGACTTATA
This genomic interval carries:
- a CDS encoding site-specific integrase, with the translated sequence MGLYQRENGIFYLQIKINENNKSQYKRISLNTRDIRLAQRMYDNYLLSEINQKLHPTKSTHTELTQSTVKSSSNKKEIKKYSIDKSYTEYLDLCESQKLSKGVIRFKQSLFTHLKKENIKYVCDITQEVINHITKTFKKDYSNKHIRNLKAFLNFCIKKKYYKREDYESLTFLMTKDSTRDIIIEENDYKYMRTAITDKDFLLYIDTLWETGCRPNEITQLKKSNIDFNKGTAKIYQNKTKKYKTVYLTDELLTIFDRIQNNYIFIGCDKNDTHYSRKFKKLKDELELNKEYCLYAFRHSFGTRMLNKTKDIHLVSKLLGHSDISITAKHYINRSDSEIREKLIN